The Terriglobales bacterium genome includes a window with the following:
- a CDS encoding site-specific DNA-methyltransferase, with product MPVSKLPVSLSTSRGKIVHGDSQQFCTNELKEKSVNLIMTSPPFGLVRKKTYGNADSYLYLDWFRPFATAFKRVLKDNGSLVIDIGGAWISGQPTRSLYHFKLLIMLCEEFGFHLAQEFFWWNPAKLPTPAEWVTVRRIRVKDAFNCIWWLSPTPWPKADNRRVLQPYSDSMKGLLKNGYKAKLRPSGHDISTKFSINNGASIPPNLIAVANTESNGYYLRYCKENNIKPHDARYPSAVPEYFIRMLTDPGDLVVDPFAGSCVTGEVAERLKRKWVCVELEQNFIKGARGRFVNPKTEKVAQSPLFEVEKKDGDYYKVPRPGLLWNGYHGEPLSEDGGKKRKISKKKADASAKATANL from the coding sequence ATGCCTGTGAGCAAATTGCCCGTTAGCCTCAGCACCAGCCGTGGAAAGATCGTTCACGGGGACTCGCAACAATTCTGCACGAACGAACTCAAAGAAAAATCCGTTAACCTCATCATGACGAGCCCACCGTTCGGCTTGGTGAGGAAGAAAACCTACGGCAATGCGGACTCGTATCTCTATCTCGATTGGTTCCGTCCCTTTGCTACGGCGTTCAAGCGGGTTCTGAAGGACAACGGAAGCCTCGTTATCGACATCGGCGGTGCATGGATTTCGGGACAGCCGACTCGCAGCCTCTACCACTTCAAGCTTCTGATCATGTTGTGCGAGGAGTTCGGCTTCCATCTTGCACAGGAGTTTTTCTGGTGGAATCCAGCGAAGCTGCCGACTCCGGCAGAATGGGTCACCGTTCGGAGAATCCGAGTCAAAGACGCATTCAACTGTATTTGGTGGCTCTCCCCGACACCGTGGCCGAAAGCAGACAATCGTCGTGTGTTGCAGCCGTACAGCGACAGCATGAAGGGGTTGCTGAAGAACGGCTATAAAGCAAAGCTGCGTCCGTCAGGTCATGACATCAGTACAAAATTCAGCATCAATAACGGCGCATCGATTCCGCCGAACCTGATCGCCGTCGCCAACACCGAGAGCAACGGCTATTACTTGCGCTACTGCAAAGAGAACAACATCAAGCCGCATGACGCCCGTTATCCATCTGCGGTACCTGAATACTTCATTCGGATGTTGACCGATCCCGGCGATTTGGTGGTTGATCCGTTTGCGGGAAGCTGCGTTACGGGCGAAGTCGCGGAGCGTCTCAAGCGCAAGTGGGTATGCGTTGAACTCGAACAGAATTTCATCAAGGGTGCAAGGGGTCGCTTCGTAAATCCGAAGACCGAGAAGGTCGCTCAATCTCCGCTATTCGAGGTTGAAAAGAAGGATGGCGACTACTACAAGGTTCCCCGTCCGGGACTTTTGTGGAACGGATACCATGGTGAACCGCTCTCCGAAGATGGTGGCAAGAAACGAAAAATTTCCAAGAAAAAAGCTGACGCAAGCGCCAAAGCTACTGCCAACCTCTAA
- a CDS encoding HNH endonuclease, producing the protein MLVDRVRDAIYDCGWRMIFENDDHPVRIRAFRGSAIRRLLLYIWRLTPGGPRGVRPAGELRIQLTGVDPPLLLGQDFQTLLLGWHEPTRMFAGFDVQRRPRAWGHSPSVQIRQEAIRDAGRGGFGIYRRATGGRGEIAVAFSPEAFMDYVEQQATLHEFAGDVEESAVLTEAARGAQVDLDHVAGHGRREAVRRVVERVGQENFRTRILTVYDYACAVCEVQLELVEAAHIIPVPAGGTNRTANGVALCSIHHEAYDRALIGIRPDYSVDTNAAALRRLRRVDRHGGWDSFEENLREEIVLPDRAQDRPDPVALEEGLRLRGWQ; encoded by the coding sequence TTGCTTGTAGATCGGGTCCGAGATGCGATCTACGACTGTGGCTGGCGGATGATCTTCGAGAATGACGATCATCCGGTACGCATTCGTGCTTTCCGTGGTTCAGCTATCCGCCGACTGCTCCTATACATCTGGCGACTCACGCCGGGAGGCCCAAGGGGCGTCCGTCCAGCAGGGGAACTCAGAATCCAACTGACGGGCGTCGATCCACCGCTGCTACTGGGTCAGGATTTTCAGACGTTACTGCTTGGGTGGCATGAGCCGACGAGGATGTTCGCAGGCTTCGATGTCCAACGTCGGCCACGAGCGTGGGGACATTCCCCAAGCGTTCAGATTCGACAAGAAGCAATCCGTGACGCAGGACGAGGCGGCTTTGGCATCTACCGCAGAGCCACAGGCGGACGAGGGGAAATAGCTGTTGCTTTCTCCCCTGAAGCATTCATGGACTACGTTGAGCAACAAGCAACACTGCACGAGTTCGCCGGAGATGTAGAAGAGTCGGCGGTGCTAACGGAAGCCGCACGTGGCGCTCAAGTTGATTTGGATCACGTCGCCGGACACGGTCGTCGTGAGGCAGTTCGCAGAGTCGTCGAACGAGTCGGGCAAGAAAACTTCAGGACGCGCATCCTTACTGTTTACGACTATGCGTGTGCGGTGTGCGAAGTTCAACTGGAGTTGGTCGAAGCCGCTCACATCATTCCAGTTCCCGCTGGAGGAACGAATCGGACTGCAAACGGTGTGGCGCTCTGCTCTATTCACCATGAGGCGTATGACCGAGCGTTGATCGGGATCAGACCAGACTACAGCGTGGACACGAACGCTGCCGCTCTTCGCCGACTGCGCAGAGTTGATCGACACGGTGGTTGGGACAGCTTCGAGGAGAACCTGCGAGAAGAGATTGTGCTTCCAGATCGGGCACAAGATCGTCCCGATCCGGTCGCATTAGAAGAGGGGCTTCGGCTTAGAGGTTGGCAGTAG